One window of Desulfobacca acetoxidans DSM 11109 genomic DNA carries:
- a CDS encoding D-alanyl-D-alanine carboxypeptidase family protein → MGRRSLAIWVVCLMVVVGGRAAAETDNPVRAIAYCIMDADTGTILSAQNHQMMLPPASTLKVGTALVAINTLQLQDKVPVSVNAAQAPASKIYLKPGEIYNVNDMLYAILLASANDAARALGERVSGSEDRFARFMTKQLREMGAYRTNFETASGLPSEGQYSTAYDLAFIFRKAMQNPTLARIMNTKTFTLQDGKEVYNHNRFLFTTEYAVAGKTGYTRASKHTYVGLFRNGDKRIIVSMMGSQGKWADLRTLIEKGFAECGAPIAKLPPVEESLRRPGTYARASAKSRTRKYVKGKTPKRKVLSAGVVSGTGTQTSIKKKYSSGSYQKKKIGKSKVKTSTRCVGDTRS, encoded by the coding sequence ATGGGCCGCAGGAGCTTGGCCATATGGGTCGTATGCCTGATGGTTGTGGTGGGAGGACGGGCAGCGGCGGAAACTGACAACCCGGTTCGCGCCATCGCCTATTGTATTATGGATGCCGATACGGGCACAATACTCTCTGCCCAGAATCATCAGATGATGTTGCCGCCGGCCAGCACCCTGAAGGTCGGAACGGCGCTCGTAGCCATCAATACCTTGCAATTGCAGGATAAAGTGCCGGTAAGCGTAAACGCCGCTCAAGCCCCGGCCTCAAAGATATATCTCAAGCCGGGAGAGATTTACAACGTCAACGACATGCTCTATGCCATATTGCTTGCTTCGGCCAATGACGCCGCCAGGGCCTTGGGCGAGCGGGTGAGCGGCTCGGAAGACCGTTTCGCCCGCTTCATGACCAAGCAACTCCGGGAAATGGGGGCATATCGGACAAATTTTGAGACCGCCTCGGGACTTCCCTCCGAAGGACAGTATTCCACAGCTTATGACCTGGCCTTTATCTTTCGGAAAGCTATGCAAAACCCTACCCTGGCCAGGATCATGAATACCAAGACCTTCACCTTGCAGGACGGTAAGGAAGTCTACAACCACAACCGCTTTCTCTTTACTACGGAATACGCCGTAGCAGGGAAGACTGGCTATACCCGGGCTTCAAAACATACCTATGTGGGATTGTTCCGGAACGGCGACAAGCGGATCATTGTCTCGATGATGGGAAGCCAGGGAAAATGGGCCGATCTTCGGACCCTGATCGAAAAAGGGTTTGCGGAATGCGGCGCCCCGATTGCCAAACTGCCGCCGGTAGAAGAGTCTCTGCGACGGCCTGGCACTTACGCCAGGGCTTCGGCCAAGAGCAGGACCCGAAAGTATGTAAAGGGTAAAACCCCTAAACGGAAGGTGCTAAGCGCCGGAGTTGTCTCTGGCACCGGAACTCAAACAAGCATCAAAAAGAAGTATTCCTCCGGCAGCTATCAGAAAAAGAAGATCGGCAAGAGCAAGGTGAAGACCAGCACCCGTTGTGTTGGCGATACAAGGAGCTAG
- a CDS encoding MFS transporter, producing MAEVQSERRGPMLFTVSMGAFMATLDTSIVNVALPHITQDLETSLAAISWVMMAYLISTASLLFISGRLGDMLAPGRLFLAGVVIFGLASAACGISRNAGGLVFFRAIQGMGGALMLGLAPKIITTIFDEGERGFALGLYSTAFASGISIGAPLGGFITSAFGWPYVFFLNLPICGAVFLVGSHRLNALPSAATWRRHALDWPGGLLLMISISLLTWALTQVRSQGWLAGRTLTTLGAAVCMFILLLLVERHQETPLLHRELWGSQAFRLGSAVTVLNFAAVMGTFFLLPFFLVEIFLLPIEAVGWLLAAISISSALVSPVGGFLADRWNNLTVLRLGAALIVLGLGTLMWLRAETPLTSVALVLAIVGTGFGLFQAPNLNDVLQGIRPEMLGLAAGTNSVLKNIGSLLGIALMVTVAAVADQPQANLEEGLCLGLPCFQRAFLLATGIAALNLLLNLLPRRRD from the coding sequence ATGGCTGAAGTCCAATCGGAGCGGCGCGGTCCGATGCTGTTCACTGTCTCAATGGGGGCCTTTATGGCCACCTTGGACACGAGCATCGTCAACGTCGCCCTCCCCCATATCACCCAGGATCTAGAAACCTCGCTGGCGGCGATCTCCTGGGTGATGATGGCCTATTTGATCAGCACCGCCTCTCTGTTGTTTATCAGCGGACGTCTGGGCGACATGTTGGCCCCGGGACGATTATTTCTGGCGGGAGTGGTCATTTTTGGTCTTGCTTCCGCAGCCTGCGGCATAAGCAGGAACGCCGGCGGGCTGGTGTTTTTCAGAGCTATTCAGGGAATGGGCGGGGCTTTGATGTTAGGACTGGCCCCCAAGATCATCACCACAATATTCGATGAAGGGGAGCGAGGTTTTGCCCTCGGCCTGTATTCCACCGCCTTCGCCTCCGGCATAAGCATTGGTGCGCCCCTGGGAGGTTTCATCACCTCGGCTTTCGGTTGGCCGTATGTGTTTTTTCTCAACCTGCCCATCTGTGGAGCGGTGTTCCTGGTCGGCAGCCACCGCTTGAATGCCCTGCCCTCTGCAGCGACATGGCGCCGTCATGCCCTGGACTGGCCCGGTGGTCTGCTTTTGATGATCAGTATCTCCCTGCTGACCTGGGCCTTGACCCAGGTGCGGTCTCAAGGCTGGCTGGCCGGGAGGACGCTGACAACTTTGGGAGCTGCCGTTTGCATGTTTATTCTGCTCCTGCTGGTGGAACGACACCAGGAAACCCCCCTGCTGCATAGAGAGCTCTGGGGCAGTCAGGCCTTCAGGCTTGGCTCAGCCGTGACGGTGTTGAACTTCGCTGCGGTAATGGGAACTTTCTTCCTGTTGCCTTTTTTTCTCGTGGAAATATTCCTGCTACCCATCGAGGCCGTTGGCTGGCTGCTGGCAGCGATCAGCATCTCCAGCGCCCTGGTATCGCCGGTGGGAGGGTTCCTGGCTGACCGGTGGAACAATCTGACTGTCCTGCGACTGGGCGCCGCACTGATTGTCTTAGGTCTGGGAACACTTATGTGGCTGCGGGCAGAGACTCCCTTGACTTCGGTAGCACTGGTTTTGGCCATTGTCGGCACCGGGTTCGGCCTGTTTCAAGCCCCTAATTTAAACGATGTATTGCAAGGCATCAGACCGGAGATGCTCGGATTGGCCGCCGGAACCAATTCGGTGCTCAAGAATATCGGTTCGCTACTGGGCATCGCCCTCATGGTGACGGTAGCCGCGGTAGCAGATCAACCCCAGGCAAATTTGGAAGAAGGTCTCTGTCTGGGGCTACCCTGCTTCCAGCGAGCCTTTCTTCTCGCCACGGGCATCGCAGCCTTAAATCTGCTTCTTAACCTCCTGCCTCGGAGAAGGGATTAG
- a CDS encoding HypC/HybG/HupF family hydrogenase formation chaperone gives MCLAIPMKIIEIQGLIATMEVDGIIREARLDLLPEAHEGDYVLVHAGLAIARVDPEQASETLALLRKMIDEIQ, from the coding sequence ATGTGTCTTGCCATACCTATGAAAATTATCGAAATCCAGGGGCTCATCGCCACTATGGAGGTTGATGGCATCATCCGGGAGGCTCGGCTGGATTTATTGCCTGAGGCTCATGAGGGTGACTATGTTTTGGTGCACGCCGGCCTGGCCATTGCCCGGGTCGACCCGGAACAGGCCTCTGAAACCTTGGCTTTGCTGCGGAAAATGATCGATGAAATACAGTGA
- the hypF gene encoding carbamoyltransferase HypF — translation MRIRRNLRISGIVQGVGFRPFIYRLALKHCLGGYVRNTPSCVEIAVEGLPEGLEAFCRDLTDSAPILACLQEVVSEDAPPLGEENFSILASHGSGEAAAVIPADIGLCPDCAAEILSQQNRRYFYPFTNCTNCGPRFTIIKNLPYDRAHTTMAGFAMCDACRQEYENPLDRRFHAEPTACPACGPVVWLEIGGRRRSRECLTRAAEMLWNGKIIAIKSLGGFHLACDARQEPVVQLLRQRKGRRDKPFAVMVRDLAAAEAICELNRFEKSWLRSPASPIVLARQRANPGIAASLAPGNRYLGLMLPYTPLHLLLFQHSPDALVMTSGNRSEEPLAFTNDEARRTLGELADAFLFHNRDIHVPCDDSVVRPLHDGSTIILRRARGYVPDTIQLPLPCREDLLGVGAQDKTTFGLAWRRTALLSQHLGNLDLVETIDYYRCAIDHFQTLSRRRPTVAAHDLHPGYVSTSYAKGLDNVRLIAVQHHHAHIAACLAENGRLERCLGLAFDGAGYGPDGTIWGGEILAADLADYTRVGHFAPVVLPGGDAAAQNPNFMALSYLFAVYGEAALSQAARLGLRFSPLQERLLLRQITTGWHSPVTTSAGRLFDAVAAALDICRERTYEGQPALELEMVAEGQDWGYYPLKIGHHHNQLVIDTIALFRQVVEDRQRGVVPAVISARFHESLARGCVAACLTLRGRLRLNLVALSGGVWQNARLFLRTKELLTKAGFEVIFHRQTPANDGGIALGQIAVAAAVLDREQ, via the coding sequence ATGCGAATCAGAAGGAATCTCAGGATTTCCGGCATCGTGCAAGGAGTCGGCTTCCGGCCGTTTATTTACCGGTTGGCGCTGAAACATTGCCTCGGTGGCTATGTTCGGAACACGCCTAGCTGCGTCGAGATTGCGGTTGAAGGTCTACCTGAGGGCTTAGAGGCGTTTTGCCGCGACCTTACCGATTCAGCCCCCATCCTGGCCTGTCTCCAGGAGGTAGTGAGTGAAGACGCTCCCCCCCTCGGTGAAGAGAATTTTTCTATCCTCGCCAGTCACGGCTCTGGCGAGGCCGCGGCGGTTATTCCCGCCGATATCGGCCTCTGCCCGGACTGCGCCGCTGAGATTTTAAGCCAGCAGAATAGAAGGTATTTCTATCCGTTTACCAACTGCACCAACTGTGGCCCTCGCTTCACTATTATCAAAAACCTCCCGTATGACCGGGCCCATACCACTATGGCTGGCTTTGCGATGTGCGACGCCTGCCGGCAAGAATATGAAAACCCCCTGGATCGGCGGTTCCACGCCGAACCCACAGCCTGCCCGGCCTGCGGCCCGGTCGTGTGGCTGGAGATCGGCGGCCGGCGAAGGAGCAGGGAGTGCCTGACCCGAGCAGCAGAAATGCTCTGGAACGGGAAAATTATAGCCATCAAAAGCCTTGGCGGCTTCCACCTGGCTTGTGATGCCCGCCAGGAGCCTGTCGTCCAGTTACTGCGGCAGCGTAAAGGACGTCGAGACAAACCCTTTGCCGTCATGGTTCGGGACCTGGCCGCCGCCGAGGCAATCTGTGAACTCAACAGGTTCGAAAAGTCCTGGCTGAGATCACCTGCCAGCCCGATCGTACTCGCCCGCCAACGGGCCAACCCCGGCATCGCGGCAAGCCTCGCCCCCGGCAACAGGTATCTGGGTCTCATGCTGCCCTACACCCCTTTACATCTGTTGCTTTTTCAGCACTCACCCGACGCTCTGGTTATGACCAGCGGCAACCGCAGCGAAGAACCCCTGGCATTTACCAACGACGAAGCGCGCCGCACATTAGGAGAACTGGCGGACGCCTTTCTCTTCCATAACCGCGACATCCATGTCCCCTGCGACGATTCCGTGGTACGGCCACTGCACGACGGTTCCACCATTATTCTCCGCCGGGCCCGGGGGTATGTCCCAGATACGATTCAACTTCCCCTCCCCTGCCGGGAGGATCTGTTAGGAGTGGGCGCCCAGGACAAGACTACCTTCGGCCTGGCCTGGCGCCGGACGGCGCTGCTCAGTCAACACCTTGGCAACCTGGACCTCGTTGAGACTATTGATTATTACCGCTGCGCTATCGACCACTTCCAGACCTTGAGCCGCCGCCGCCCCACTGTAGCGGCGCACGATCTGCACCCGGGATATGTAAGCACCTCCTATGCCAAGGGACTGGATAATGTCCGTCTAATCGCCGTCCAACATCATCATGCCCATATCGCCGCCTGCCTGGCGGAAAACGGCCGGCTGGAGCGCTGTCTTGGCCTGGCCTTCGACGGCGCCGGTTATGGACCTGATGGCACCATATGGGGAGGGGAAATTTTAGCTGCTGATCTTGCCGATTATACCCGGGTCGGCCATTTTGCTCCGGTTGTGCTTCCTGGGGGGGACGCCGCAGCTCAAAATCCCAATTTTATGGCCCTGTCATATCTCTTCGCCGTTTATGGCGAAGCCGCCCTTTCCCAAGCCGCCAGGCTGGGTCTGAGGTTTTCTCCCCTCCAAGAACGCCTCCTCCTGCGACAGATCACCACCGGTTGGCATTCACCGGTCACTACCAGTGCCGGCCGCCTTTTTGACGCGGTAGCCGCTGCCCTCGACATCTGCCGGGAGCGCACCTATGAAGGCCAGCCGGCGCTCGAGCTCGAAATGGTGGCGGAAGGACAAGATTGGGGGTATTATCCTCTCAAGATCGGTCATCATCACAATCAACTTGTCATTGACACGATTGCCCTTTTCCGCCAGGTAGTGGAAGACCGCCAAAGGGGTGTCGTACCGGCCGTCATCTCCGCCCGTTTCCACGAATCCCTGGCCCGTGGGTGCGTTGCCGCCTGCCTCACCCTGCGAGGGCGCCTGCGGCTCAACCTGGTGGCCCTCTCCGGAGGGGTTTGGCAGAACGCCCGGCTCTTTTTAAGAACGAAAGAACTCCTCACCAAGGCGGGTTTCGAGGTGATCTTTCACCGGCAGACGCCAGCCAATGACGGCGGTATCGCCTTGGGCCAGATAGCAGTAGCAGCGGCGGTTTTGGACCGGGAGCAGTAA
- the hypD gene encoding hydrogenase formation protein HypD, translated as MKYSEEYRDQHLVRQLIRRLHTVKTGPATIMEVCGTHTMSVARFGLKMLLPDGINLISGPGCPVCVTDQHDLDGYLALGMQPGVVLATFGDMVRVPGSHTSLDQRRAVGTDVRVIYSPFDAVEIARLEPDKQIIFFGVGFETTMPATALAILTAAEANLENFTVYCVHKTMPAALQALLSRGETQISGLLLPGHVSAVTGSAVFDFIPATFRLPCAVTGFEPLDILLGVESILSQLRRGRPHVANVYQRAVSRPANPKAQAVIQEVFLASDSYWRGLGLIPGSGISLQPRFRHFDAKYRFARILAAVPPPLPTPCHCGEVLRGFLRPLQCPLFGDSCTPSHPIGPCMVSSEGACAAAYRFG; from the coding sequence ATGAAATACAGTGAAGAATATCGTGACCAACACTTGGTGCGCCAGCTCATTCGCCGGCTGCACACTGTGAAAACCGGACCGGCCACTATCATGGAGGTCTGCGGCACTCACACTATGTCAGTAGCCCGTTTCGGCCTGAAGATGCTCCTGCCCGATGGCATTAATCTGATTTCCGGACCCGGCTGCCCGGTCTGTGTTACTGACCAGCACGATTTAGACGGCTATCTGGCCCTGGGCATGCAACCTGGCGTCGTTTTAGCGACCTTTGGCGATATGGTTCGGGTACCGGGCAGCCACACCTCCCTGGATCAGCGGCGTGCCGTTGGCACCGACGTCCGGGTCATCTATTCTCCCTTTGACGCCGTGGAGATCGCCCGCCTCGAACCTGACAAACAGATCATCTTCTTCGGCGTCGGCTTCGAGACCACCATGCCAGCCACTGCCCTGGCCATTCTCACTGCTGCAGAGGCTAACCTGGAAAATTTTACTGTCTACTGTGTCCATAAGACCATGCCCGCTGCCCTTCAGGCCCTCCTTAGCCGCGGTGAGACCCAGATTTCCGGACTCTTGCTGCCGGGACACGTCAGTGCCGTTACGGGCTCGGCAGTTTTTGATTTTATCCCCGCTACCTTTCGTCTGCCCTGTGCCGTCACCGGCTTTGAACCCCTGGACATTTTATTGGGAGTAGAGTCCATATTAAGCCAATTGCGAAGAGGTCGGCCTCACGTTGCCAATGTCTACCAGCGTGCCGTTTCCCGCCCGGCCAATCCTAAAGCACAGGCAGTCATTCAAGAGGTTTTCCTAGCCAGCGACTCCTACTGGCGCGGCCTGGGTCTCATTCCTGGCAGTGGTATCAGTCTCCAGCCAAGGTTTCGCCATTTTGATGCCAAATACAGATTCGCCCGGATCCTGGCGGCTGTACCCCCGCCCTTGCCTACCCCGTGTCATTGTGGCGAAGTATTGCGTGGGTTCCTACGGCCATTGCAGTGTCCCCTCTTCGGCGACTCCTGCACCCCTTCCCATCCGATCGGCCCCTGTATGGTTTCCAGTGAGGGAGCCTGTGCCGCCGCTTACCGCTTCGGATGA
- the dtd gene encoding D-aminoacyl-tRNA deacylase — MRAVIQRVKSAAVRVDGEIVGQIDQGLLVLAGVAKEDGPDDVAYLANKIANLRIFPEQNRLLHFTTAEVGGAVLVVPQFTLLGDCRKGRRPSFDQSAPPELAEKLYEELVAALAGLGLPVATGRFRAMMEVSLINDGPVTLLLDSKKLF; from the coding sequence ATGAGGGCGGTCATACAACGGGTCAAGTCGGCGGCAGTCAGGGTGGACGGCGAGATTGTCGGTCAGATTGATCAAGGTCTCTTGGTATTGGCAGGAGTGGCCAAGGAAGACGGTCCAGACGATGTTGCCTATCTAGCCAATAAAATTGCTAATCTTCGTATATTCCCGGAACAGAACAGATTGCTGCATTTCACGACGGCGGAGGTAGGAGGAGCGGTTTTGGTAGTCCCGCAATTCACGCTGTTAGGTGACTGCCGCAAGGGTCGGCGGCCTTCTTTTGATCAATCGGCGCCGCCGGAGTTGGCGGAGAAACTTTATGAGGAGCTGGTGGCGGCGTTGGCCGGATTAGGGCTTCCCGTAGCTACCGGTCGTTTTCGGGCCATGATGGAGGTCAGCCTAATCAATGACGGGCCGGTAACGCTCCTGTTGGACAGCAAAAAGCTTTTTTAG
- a CDS encoding thioredoxin family protein codes for MSDVLWQPDYEAAVKEASTSNRPILLELYMDGCGHCARLHKETLVDEKVVAAVNAGFVPVRHEGRGRMDLVKKFDVKGAPTTLILSPQGQEKHRFVGFHDPGEYLRELGKIS; via the coding sequence ATGAGCGACGTTCTATGGCAACCGGATTATGAAGCCGCCGTTAAAGAAGCCAGCACCTCAAACAGGCCGATATTATTAGAGCTGTATATGGATGGCTGCGGTCACTGCGCCAGGTTGCACAAAGAGACTCTGGTGGATGAAAAAGTAGTCGCCGCAGTTAACGCCGGATTTGTCCCGGTACGCCATGAAGGTCGGGGACGCATGGACCTGGTGAAAAAATTCGACGTCAAAGGTGCCCCCACAACCCTGATACTATCACCTCAAGGACAGGAAAAACATCGGTTTGTCGGATTCCATGATCCTGGAGAATATCTCCGGGAGTTGGGCAAGATCAGCTAA